A region from the Corynebacterium halotolerans YIM 70093 = DSM 44683 genome encodes:
- a CDS encoding AbgT family transporter, protein MAEDNGSTAATMRRGDDVDSPAREGTGKRSWGDRVLDRIEWLGNKLPEPFTLFLILYLITAVVSSIMAWLNVTVLVPGSDEQTPIRGLFTGEGMTWLTTTIGENYIGFPPLVTVLPIMLAVGIAERTGMLAALIRKLFGSAKPWILPYAVGIVGVTASVMADAAWVVVPPLAAMVFKAAGRHPVAGLIGGFAAVGAGYSTALVPTSLDALFAGITNAVMAALPDIAATEVNVVSNYYFNIASSIVLGILSGFITDRVVEPRMVRQNIPTEEVPDEDGSDSPDNGEPLSPQLNAQENRGLIASLVAGLILTVVILAAVLPGVSPWRNEGGGFLPDSPLLGSVVFLVFVYFIVPGVVYGLYVGTVKSMTDIVDMMGESLKSMMSFLVLAFILGQFVALFSWTGIGTWTAVQGAGALEAIGLTGFPAIIAFIILASCLNLLIISGSGMWTLMAAVFVPMFALLGYEPSFIQAAFRVGDSATQIMTPLNPFMIVMLAMLRRYEPRAGLGTLMSRLVPFVIPFWIAWTVLLAVWFYVDLPLGPGSDIMIEQ, encoded by the coding sequence ATGGCCGAGGACAACGGAAGCACCGCGGCAACAATGCGGCGCGGGGATGACGTGGACAGTCCGGCGCGGGAGGGGACGGGGAAGCGGTCCTGGGGGGATCGCGTTCTCGACCGGATCGAGTGGCTCGGCAACAAGCTGCCCGAACCGTTCACCCTCTTCCTCATCCTCTACCTGATCACGGCGGTCGTCTCGTCGATCATGGCGTGGCTGAATGTCACCGTCCTGGTCCCGGGTTCCGATGAGCAGACCCCGATCCGGGGCCTGTTCACCGGGGAGGGGATGACGTGGCTGACCACCACGATCGGCGAGAACTACATCGGTTTCCCGCCGCTGGTGACGGTCCTGCCGATCATGCTCGCCGTCGGCATCGCCGAACGCACCGGCATGCTCGCCGCGCTGATCCGCAAGCTCTTCGGCTCGGCGAAGCCCTGGATCCTGCCCTATGCGGTGGGCATCGTGGGCGTGACCGCCTCGGTGATGGCCGACGCCGCATGGGTGGTCGTCCCGCCGCTGGCGGCCATGGTGTTCAAGGCCGCCGGACGGCACCCGGTGGCGGGCCTGATCGGCGGTTTCGCGGCCGTCGGCGCGGGCTACTCCACGGCGCTGGTGCCCACCAGCCTGGACGCCCTGTTCGCCGGCATCACCAATGCCGTGATGGCGGCACTGCCCGACATCGCCGCCACCGAAGTCAACGTGGTGTCGAACTACTACTTCAATATCGCGTCCTCGATCGTGCTGGGCATTCTCTCCGGCTTCATCACCGACCGCGTGGTCGAGCCGCGCATGGTCCGCCAGAACATCCCCACCGAGGAGGTTCCGGACGAGGACGGGTCCGACTCCCCGGACAACGGTGAACCACTGTCCCCGCAGCTGAACGCCCAGGAGAACAGGGGCCTGATCGCATCCCTGGTGGCGGGGCTCATCCTCACCGTGGTGATTCTCGCGGCGGTGCTGCCCGGAGTCTCCCCCTGGCGCAACGAGGGCGGCGGCTTCCTGCCGGATTCCCCGCTGCTGGGGTCCGTCGTCTTCCTCGTCTTCGTGTACTTCATCGTGCCGGGTGTCGTCTACGGCCTCTACGTGGGCACGGTGAAGTCGATGACGGACATCGTCGACATGATGGGCGAGTCCCTGAAGTCCATGATGAGCTTCCTGGTCCTGGCGTTCATCCTCGGCCAGTTCGTCGCCCTGTTCTCCTGGACCGGCATCGGCACCTGGACCGCGGTCCAGGGCGCCGGCGCCCTCGAGGCCATCGGGCTGACCGGCTTCCCGGCGATCATCGCCTTCATCATCCTGGCCAGCTGCCTGAACCTGCTCATCATCTCTGGTTCCGGCATGTGGACGCTGATGGCCGCGGTCTTCGTCCCGATGTTCGCGCTGCTGGGCTACGAGCCCTCCTTCATCCAGGCGGCGTTCCGTGTCGGCGACTCCGCCACGCAGATCATGACCCCACTCAACCCCTTCATGATCGTCATGCTCGCCATGCTGCGCCGTTACGAACCGAGGGCTGGTCTGGGCACCCTGATGAGCCGGCTGGTGCCCTTCGTCATCCCCTTCTGGATCGCCTGGACCGTCCTGCTCGCGGTGTGGTTCTACGTGGACCTGCCGCTGGGCCCCGGTTCCGACATCATGATCGAGCAGTAG
- a CDS encoding type 1 glutamine amidotransferase domain-containing protein — translation MAKLTNRTIAVLATNGFEDSELTSPVEAVTQEGATVRYITPGGETIEGKNGTKIEADLSTADAKAQDFDSLILPGGTGNADKLRLDKPAVEFVKDIFADSKPVGVICHGGWILTDADVVKGRTLTSFPSLQTDLRNAGATWVDEECHVDNGLVSSRTPDDLPAFNAKIVEEFAEGEH, via the coding sequence ATGGCCAAGCTGACCAACCGCACGATCGCCGTCCTCGCCACCAACGGTTTCGAGGACTCCGAGCTGACCAGCCCCGTCGAGGCGGTCACCCAGGAAGGCGCCACCGTCAGGTACATCACCCCCGGTGGCGAGACCATCGAGGGCAAGAACGGCACGAAGATCGAGGCGGATCTGTCCACCGCCGACGCCAAGGCCCAGGACTTCGACAGCCTGATCCTGCCCGGCGGTACCGGCAACGCCGACAAGCTGCGTCTGGACAAGCCCGCGGTGGAGTTCGTCAAGGACATCTTCGCCGACAGCAAGCCCGTGGGTGTCATCTGCCACGGCGGCTGGATCCTCACCGACGCCGACGTGGTGAAGGGCCGCACCCTGACCTCGTTCCCCAGCCTGCAGACCGACCTGCGCAATGCGGGTGCCACCTGGGTCGACGAGGAATGCCACGTCGACAACGGTCTCGTCTCCTCCCGCACCCCGGACGACCTGCCGGCCTTCAATGCCAAGATCGTCGAGGAGTTCGCCGAGGGCGAGCACTAA
- a CDS encoding pyrimidine dimer DNA glycosylase/endonuclease V, which produces MRVWSLHPRYLDQKGLVACWRETLLAQKVLLGETKGYRNHPQLIRFRAQPDPVASVGAYLRGIHDEAVARGYNFDEGKIVSRSPAERIDVTEGQLAFEAAHLRAKLEVRDPARRATLPQLPGPHPLFRVVPGGVEDWEKV; this is translated from the coding sequence GTGAGGGTCTGGTCGCTGCACCCCCGTTACCTGGACCAGAAGGGTCTGGTGGCCTGCTGGCGGGAGACCCTGCTGGCGCAGAAGGTGCTCCTCGGGGAGACGAAGGGCTACCGCAACCACCCCCAGCTGATCCGCTTCCGCGCACAGCCGGACCCGGTCGCGTCGGTCGGCGCTTATCTGCGCGGCATTCACGACGAGGCGGTCGCCCGGGGTTACAACTTCGACGAGGGGAAGATCGTCTCGCGGTCTCCGGCGGAGCGGATCGACGTCACCGAGGGGCAGCTTGCTTTCGAGGCCGCGCACCTGCGCGCGAAGCTGGAGGTGCGCGACCCTGCCCGGCGGGCGACGCTGCCGCAGTTGCCCGGGCCGCACCCGCTGTTCCGGGTCGTCCCCGGTGGGGTGGAGGACTGGGAGAAGGTCTGA
- a CDS encoding nucleosidase yields MANIDRGPLFVSATAEEAAHLPQDARVLVTGIGTINCAVKLCRAIEGHRPSRLINLGTAGALRDGLSGVFEISSVLQHDFSGELIAQMTGKPFPNEVGLDTATDLPTARLATGDAFISDSEVRDRLGERADLVDMEGYAVARVGRAYGIPVTLLKQVSDSADESAKRTWFDAVDRGARELATVVGKLEMV; encoded by the coding sequence ATGGCGAACATCGACCGCGGGCCCCTTTTCGTCTCCGCCACCGCGGAGGAGGCGGCCCACCTCCCGCAGGACGCGAGGGTGCTGGTCACCGGTATCGGGACCATCAACTGCGCCGTGAAGCTGTGCCGGGCGATCGAGGGGCACCGGCCCTCGCGCCTGATCAACCTCGGCACCGCCGGTGCCCTGCGGGACGGACTGTCCGGGGTCTTCGAGATCTCCTCGGTGCTGCAGCACGACTTCTCCGGCGAGCTCATCGCGCAGATGACGGGCAAGCCGTTCCCCAACGAGGTCGGCCTGGACACCGCGACGGACCTGCCCACCGCCCGCCTGGCCACTGGCGATGCCTTCATCTCCGACTCGGAAGTCCGTGACCGTCTCGGCGAGCGGGCCGATCTGGTGGACATGGAGGGCTATGCCGTCGCCCGGGTGGGCCGGGCTTACGGCATTCCGGTGACCCTGCTCAAACAGGTCAGCGACAGCGCGGACGAGTCCGCGAAGCGCACCTGGTTCGACGCCGTCGACCGGGGCGCGCGCGAGCTGGCCACGGTCGTGGGGAAGCTGGAGATGGTGTGA